The Mauremys mutica isolate MM-2020 ecotype Southern chromosome 1, ASM2049712v1, whole genome shotgun sequence genome has a segment encoding these proteins:
- the LOC123361847 gene encoding LOW QUALITY PROTEIN: uncharacterized protein LOC123361847 (The sequence of the model RefSeq protein was modified relative to this genomic sequence to represent the inferred CDS: inserted 1 base in 1 codon) encodes MGWRDTGSDVTIVKGHLVKPEDMLPGEYVTIVALSEYSVDLPMARIHLEWDGFQGEVKAAVRDLIPADVLVGNNILRVNGHVNVVTRSQKELVPGADTLTEASEGDGEQTESVSHDEAGEGLSEVSEMALNSNKTQNEFIAAQQSDVSLERARNDAQSQVPASEERGRFFMQDGLLYREPPRGRKNSQAAAHKQLVVPESYRSDLLKLAHDGPFAGHLGVGKTCDRLEQNFYWPHLFGSVRDYCRSCELCQKRKGLRGPSKVPLQPLPVIGEAFARVAVDIVGPFPRPSRNGKKYILVLVDFATRYPEAVALANIEAETVAVALFSIFSRVGFPKEILSDRGSNFMSVVFKQLWELCGVKHLKAAPYHPQTNGLVERFNGTLKSMLKMYVDRRQNDWDVLLPYLLYAYRSVPQESTGFAPFELLYGRQVRGPLDLVRDSWEGNVKETEQPVAEYVAQFKESLQEMMKLVEQNLKESQDSQKAWYDKDAKERAFEIGDMVLVLDPVRRNKMKDVWIGPMEVVEKINEVTYDVGKPELQGSVQTVHVNRMKAYHAREVNVNMICCAEEEAVSVPLIDMVAETQEETPLESIEMGEGLSPPQRKELLMLLKHHKRTFSNRPGLTDRMTHSIQTVGPRPAPSRAYRAKGDMQRQIQEEVKSMLTMGVITQSMSPWASPIVMVPKKDKTMRFCVDYRKLNAITQPDPYPTPRIEDLLDTLXGAKFISTLDLTRGYWQIPLDADAQEKSAFIVESGLYEFKVLPFGMRNSGATFMRLINEVLRGLESFARAYIDDLAIFSSSWQDHLNHVGVVLHRLREANLTVKVSKCRMGAAEVTYLGHRVGNGQLRPEPLKVEAIKSWPVPRTKKQVQSFIGLANYYRRFVQGFSDIVAPITDLTKKEKPDQVRWTEACEQGFQSIKNALAKEPVLASPDFSKPFLLCTDASNIGLGAVLMQEGEGDKRHPVAYLSKKLSPTEQNYATIEKECYAIVWAVKQLRPYLYNKSFTVLSDHAPLVWLHKAKGTNSRLLRWSLALQEYEMDIVHIRGKENIVADALSRVGSS; translated from the exons ATGGGATGGCGAGACACGGGCTCTGATGTAACTATAGTCAAGGGACATCTGGTGAAGCCAGAGGACATGTTGCCAGGGGAATATGTGACAATAGTGGCACTATCTGAGTACTCTGTGGACCTGCCAATGGCTAGGATCCACCTTGAGTGGGATGGCTTTCAAGGGGAGGTGAAGGCTGCTGTCCGGGATTTAATCCCGGCGGATGTTTTGGTAGGAAATAACATACTGAGGGTGAATGGCCACGTGAATGTGGTGACCAGGTCGCAGAAAGAGTTGGTGCCTGGGGCAGATACCTTGACTGAGGCCAGTGAGGGGGACGGCGAACAGACAGAGAGTGTCTCTCATGATGAAGCAGGCGAGGGTTTGTCTGAAGTTTCGGAGATGGCTCTGAattcaaacaaaacccaaaatgaaTTCATTGCGGCTCAGCAAAGTGATGTATCTCTGGAGAGAGCCAGGAATGATGCCCAAAGTCAGGTCCCAGCCAGTGAAGAGAGAGGCAGGTTTTTCATGCAGGATGGGCTGTTGTATAGGGAGCCGCCCAGGGGAAGGAAGAATTCCCAAgcagcagctcacaaacagctggTGGTACCGGAGAGTTACCGCAGTGATTTGTTGAAGTTGGCTCATGATGGTCCATTTGCAGGACATCTGGGTGTAGGCAAAACATGTGACAGGCTAGAGCAAAATTTCTACTGGCCTCACCTCTTTGGGTCGGTGAGAGATTACTGCAGGAGCTGTGAACTGTGCCAGAAGCGTAAGGGGTTAAGAGGGCCTAGCAAGGTGCCCCTCCAGCCTCTGCCTGTTATTGGGGAGGCTTTTGCCAGAGTGGCTGTGGATATTGTGGGGCCATTCCCAAGACCCTCCAGAaatgggaagaaatacattctggtgttGGTAGATTTTGCTACCAGATATCCTGAGGCTGTAGCCTTGGCTAATATTGAGGCAGAGACGGTGGCAGTGGCCTTGTTCTCTATTTTCAGCAGGGTGGGTTTTCCTAAAGAAATATTGTCTGACCGTGGGTCTAACTTCATGTCCGTGGTTTTCAAGCAGTTGTGGGAGTTATGTGGGGTAAAGCACCTGAAGGCTGctccctaccacccccagactaatggcctagtggaaaggttcaatggaaccctAAAGTCTATGCTGAAAATGTATGTTGATAGACGCCAGAATGACTGGGATGTTCTGCTGCCGTATCTATTGTATGCGTACAGGAGTGTGCCCCAAGAGTCTACAGGGTTTGCTCCCTTTGAGCTGCTCTATGGGAGGCAGGTCCGGGGGCCCCTAGATTTGGTCCGTGACTCGTGGGAAGGTAATGTGAAGGAGACAGAGCAGCCAGTGGCTGAGTATGTGGCTCAGTTCAAGGAGAGTTTGCAGGAGATGATGAAGTTGGTTGAGCAGAATCTGAAGGAGAGCCAGGATTCTCAGAAAGCCTGGTATGATAAAGATGCTAAGGAGAGAGCGTTTGAAATAGGGGACATGGTATTGGTGTTAGATCCTGTCCGGAGGAACAAAATGAAAGATGTTTGGATTGGGCCCATGGAGGTAGTGGAGAAAATTAATGAGGTGACCTATGACGTGGGAAAGCCAGAGCTCCAGGGAAGTGTGCAGACAGTGCATGTGAACAGAATGAAGGCTTATCATGCAAGGGAGGTAAATGTGAACATGATCTGTTGTGCTGAGGAAGAGGCAGTGTCTGTCCCTTTGATTGACATGGTTGCTGAAACCCAGGAAGAGACGCCTCTTGAGAGCATTGAGATGGGGGAGGGTTTATCCCCCCCTCAAAGAAAGGAGCTGCTAATGTTGTTAAAACACCACAAGCGAACCTTCTCCAACAGGCCAGGGCTCACTGATAGGATGACACACTCCATTCAGACGGTGGGTCCCCGCCCAGCTCCTAGCAGAGCTTATAGGGCCAAGGGAGACATGCAAAGGCAGATCCAGGAGGAAGTAAAAAGCATGCTGACAATGGGGGTAATTACCCAATCCATGAGCCCCTGGGCCTCGCCCATTGTGATGGTGCCAAAGAAGGATAAAACCATGAGGTTTTGTGTGGATTACAGGAAGCTAAATGCGATCACTCAGCCTGACCCTTACCCCACACCCAGAATAGAGGATCTATTGGATACAC GGGGGGCAAAATTTATAAGCACCCTGGATTTGACTAGGggatattggcaaattcccctagATGCTGATGCACAAGAAAAATCCGCTTTCATAGTGGAATCTGGCCTGTATGAGTTCAAAGTGTTGCCCTTTGGGATGCGTAATTCAGGGGCTACTTTCATGAGACTTATAAACGAGGTCCTACGGGGATTAGAGTCTTTTGCCAGGGCCTATATAGACGACCTGGCCATATTCAGCAGTTCGTGGCAAGATCACCTTAACCACGTAGGGGTTGTGCTGCACCGGCTCAGAGAGGCCAATCTAACTGTTAAGGTGTCTAAATGcagaatgggagctgctgaggtgACCtacctggggcacagggtgggcaaTGGGCAACTGCGCCCTGAGCCTTTGAAGGTGGAGGCCATTAAGAGCTGGCCTGTCCCTAGAactaagaaacaggtccaatcgtTCATTGGTCTGGCCAACTACTACAGGAGGTTTGTTCAGGGATTCAGTGACATTGTTGCTCCCATCACAGACCTGACGAAAAAGGAAAAACCGGACCAGGTGCGATGGACCGAGGCCTGTGAGCAGGGATTTCAAAGCATCAAGAATGCTTTGGCTAAAGAGCCGGTTTTGGCCAGCCCAGATTTTAGCAAACCTTTTCTGCTGTGTACAGATGCTTCCAATATCGGGCTTGGGGCAGTACTGATGCAAGAAGGGGAAGGTGATAAAAGACATCCCGTGGCGTATCTAAGCAAGAAATTGTCCCCCACTGAGCAAAATTATGCTACCATTGAGAAGGAATGTTATGCCATTGTCTGGGCTGTCAAGCAGCTTAGGCCCTATTTGTACAACAAAAGTTTCACTGTGTTGAGTGATCATGCCCCTCTGGTCTGGCTGCACAAGGCCAAAGGTACCAACTCCAGATTGCTGCGCTGGAGTTTGGCCCTTCAAGAGTATGAAATGGATATAGTCCACATAAGGGGGAAGGAAAATATCGTAGCTGATGCATTGTCCAGAGTGGGGAGCTCTtag